ATCGGGTTCCAGATTGTCAAAAACTAAAGGATTAAATTTCAGCATATACTTTGCTGACAGCGTGTTTCAATTACATTTACACATTTAGACTTACATTTTCCTATAGTTGCGGCCATTCGAATACTTGTAAAAAGTTTTTGCTGTTGATATAGCGCCGATTAATTAACTATTTTCGGCTTATCAGCTCTATATATACTGTGACTATATTACATCAATGATGCAAGCCGTTGTCAGTAAAAGCCATTTGTATCGTGATAGCACCATCAAGCCCACAGGTATTGAACTACAAATTTAGCGCTGCGACGCACGAACTAATGGCTTATATTGCTTAATTATGGTTACGCATAACCAATTTGTGCATTTAATAGCCAAGCCCACTCGACTTTAGGCCCATGTTTATATATAGTGCGCGCCGTTTCAAACTAAGTAGTATTGCACGGTAGCCTTTAGCTTTTATTGTGGATCTTGCTTTATTTTATATTTAACTTTCTAGGATCACATTTTGATATCTACAGCTAACATCACCATGCAGTTTGGCGCTGAGCCATTATTTGAAAATATTTCGGCTAAATTTGGCAACGGCAACCGTTATGGTTTAATCGGCGCCAATGGTTGTGGCAAATCCACATTAATGAAAATATTAAGTGGAGACCTAGTGCCCACCTCTGGAAATGTGTCCATTACCCCAGGTCAGAAATTGGGTAAGTTGAGCCAGGACCAATTTGCTTTTGAGAAATACTCAGTTGTAGACACCGTCATCATGGGAGACATGGAACTTTGGAAGGTTAAGCAAGAACGTGATGAGATTTACGCTAAACCAGATATGAGTGAAGCTGACGGCATGCATGTAGCCGAGTTGGAAACGATATATGCAGAGATGGACGGTTACACAGCCGAAGCTCGTGCAGGTGAAATTCTGTTGGAAGCCGGTATTAGCGAACACTACCATTATGGTTTGATGTCGCAAGTGTCACCGGGTTGGAAAGTGCGGGTCTTGTTAGCCCAAGCGTTGTTTGCTAATCCTGATATTCTACTATTAGATGAACCGACCAACAACTTGGATATTTACACTATCAACTGGTTAGCTGAAGTTTTAAATCAACGTAAAGCGACCATGATAATTATTTCCCATGATCGACACTTCTTAAACTCAGTATGTACTCATATGGCCGATATCGATTATGGCGAATTACGCATTTATCCTGGTAATTATGAAGCGTACCAAGCTGCATCTTCATTAATTCAAGAGCAGTTACTGACTGAAAATGCGAAGAAAAGTGCCGAAATAGAAGAGTTACAGGCTTTTGTGGCGCGATTTTCGGCCAATGCTTCGAAAGCAAAATTAGCCACCTCCAGGGCTAAGAAAATGGATAAAATAAAATTAGATGAGGTGAAATCCTCGAGTCGTCGTACCCCGAGGATATCTCTTAAGCAACATCAGAAACTACACCGCCAAGCTTTAATTTTGGAAGACGTTGGTTTCGGTTTCGACAATACGCCCTTGTTTGAAAACGGCAATATGATTTTAGAAGCGGGTGCTAAATTGGCCATTATTGGCGAAAATGGGGTGGGTAAAACTAGCTTCCTACGTTGTTTGATGAAACAGTTGCAAGTTACTAGCGGAATGATCAAATGGTCTGAAAATGCTGCTTTGGGATATTGCCCGCAGGACAGTACCGATGATTTTGCCGGTGATCTAACATTGTTTGATTGGATGTCACAATGGCGCACGCCCAAACATAATGATTTGATGGTGCGTGGATTGTTAGGCAGTCTGTTATTTAGTGCCGATGACTTTAATAAGAAAGCCAATGTATGTTCAGGTGGTGAAAAAAACCGTCTGTTATTTGGTAAGTTGATGATGGCTGATCTCAATGTGCTAATTATGGATGAACCTACCAACCATATGGATATGGAAGCTAT
Above is a window of Aliiglaciecola sp. LCG003 DNA encoding:
- a CDS encoding ABC-F family ATPase, giving the protein MISTANITMQFGAEPLFENISAKFGNGNRYGLIGANGCGKSTLMKILSGDLVPTSGNVSITPGQKLGKLSQDQFAFEKYSVVDTVIMGDMELWKVKQERDEIYAKPDMSEADGMHVAELETIYAEMDGYTAEARAGEILLEAGISEHYHYGLMSQVSPGWKVRVLLAQALFANPDILLLDEPTNNLDIYTINWLAEVLNQRKATMIIISHDRHFLNSVCTHMADIDYGELRIYPGNYEAYQAASSLIQEQLLTENAKKSAEIEELQAFVARFSANASKAKLATSRAKKMDKIKLDEVKSSSRRTPRISLKQHQKLHRQALILEDVGFGFDNTPLFENGNMILEAGAKLAIIGENGVGKTSFLRCLMKQLQVTSGMIKWSENAALGYCPQDSTDDFAGDLTLFDWMSQWRTPKHNDLMVRGLLGSLLFSADDFNKKANVCSGGEKNRLLFGKLMMADLNVLIMDEPTNHMDMEAIEALNDALEAFDGTLIFVSHDREFVSSLATRVIEIKDQKIIDFQGTYEEYLSHQGLQQAVA